A single Cyprinus carpio isolate SPL01 chromosome A20, ASM1834038v1, whole genome shotgun sequence DNA region contains:
- the LOC122149066 gene encoding myosin heavy chain, fast skeletal muscle-like, whose protein sequence is MQDSFSASEQPERERIEAQNTPFEAEIFPMNPPKFDKIEDMAMMTHLKEPPVLYNLKERYAAWMIYTYSGLFCVTVNPYKWRPVYDAVVVAGYRGKKRIEAPPHIFSISDNAYQFMLTDRENQSILIT, encoded by the exons ATGCAGGacagcttttctgcatcagaacag ccagaaagagagagaatcgaGGCTCAGAACACCCCTTTTGAAGCTGAAATCTTCCCCATGAATCCTCCCAAGTTTGACAAAATTGAGGACATGGCCATGATGACCCACCTCAAAGAACCTCCTGTGCTGTACAACCTCAAAGAGCGTTACGCAGCATGGATGATCTAC ACCTACTCTGGCTTGTTCTGCGTCACTGTCAATCCATACAAGTGGCGCCCAGTGTACGACGCAGTTGTTGTGGCTGGATACAGAGGCAAAAAGAGGATTGAAGCTCCACCTCACATCTTCTCCATCTCTGACAACGCCTACCAGTTCATGCTCACTG ACAGGGAGAATCAATCTATCCTGATTACATAA